In the genome of Streptomyces sp. NBC_00259, the window AGTTGCCGGACGGGCAGATGGGCTACGGCCTGGAGAAGGGCAAGGCGACGGTCCCGGGACCATTGATCGAGATCGTCGAAGGGGACACGCTGCACATCGAGTTCGAGAACACGATGGACGTGGCGGCCAGTCTCCATGTCCACGGGGTCGACTACGACATCGCCAGTGACGGCACCCGGATGAGCAAGAGCCATGTCGAACCCGGCGGCACCCGGACGTACACCTGGCGCACCCACACCCCGGGCAAGCGCGCGGACGGCACCTGGCGTCCCGGCAGCGCGGGCTACTGGCACTACCACGACCACGTGGTGGGCACCGACCACGGCACGGGCGGTATCAGGAAGGGCCTCTACGGCCCGGTGGTGGTGCGCAGGAAGGGCGACATCCTCCCCGACAAACAGTTCACGATCGTCTTCAACGACATGACGATCAACAACAAGCCCGCACACCAGAGCCCGGACTTCCAGGCCACGGTGGGTGACCGGGTCGAGATCGTGATGATCACGCACGGCGAGTACTACCACACGTTCCATATGCACGGTCATCGCTGGGCGGACAACAGGACCGGCCTGCTGACCGGCCCGGACGACCCGTCACGCGTCATCGACAACAAGATCACCGGGCCGGCGGACTCCTTCGGCTTCCAGATCATCGCGGGTGAACACGTGGGCGCGGGCGCGTGGATGTACCACTGCCATGTGCAGAGCCATTCGGACATGGGAATGGCGGGCCTGTTCCTGGTGGCGAAGCCGGACGGGACGATCCCCGGCTACGAGCCGCACCACCCGGCGGCGGCCCGGGAGTCCGGGGAGTCCGGGGCGCCGGGCTCGTCCGCGGAGCACAAGCACTGAGCGGTCCGGCGGCCTCAACGGCCGTAGTTCGCCCGGCACAGCGCGACGAAGGACGGATCGGCGACACCGTTCGACGCACGGCACAGGTCGTCCATGTCGTAGTGGGTCCGCGGCCGGGGCGGGTGCACACCGGAACGCGACTTGCGCGGCTGCCGCGACCGGGCCTGCTCCGCGCGGTCCGGCTGAATCGCCGGCGCCGCGTCGGGCCGCTCGTCCCGGGGCCGCTTCGCCGGGGTCCGCGCCGGGGCCTCGCGCTGCGGGGAGACCTCGGCCTTCTTCTCGTCCGCGATCCGCGGCAGCGGCGGCTTCTGCGGCCCGGTCGAGGCGAGTTCGCCGTCCGCCGTCGGCTCCGCGGGCCGCTCCGGCCCGGCCGGTGCCGCCGACCGGTCGCCCGCCGGGGCGAGTCCGGCCGCCGGCGGTTGTGGAGGCACGGCGGACACCGAGACACAGCCGGTCGTCGCGGTGAGAAGGACGGCAAGGGCGAGAGGCCTGATCCGGGGGTGCATCCGCCCACCCTGCCGCAGCGCGGCCCCGCGGGGCGACGGCACACGGGCGGACCCACCATGACGAGTGATCGGGCGGGACCCAGGGCGACGTCGGTCGTTGATAGGGCCGACATCGTCATGCCGCGATCACCTCGGCCGGCGCCTCGTACGCTGTACGGCATCGGGCCACCACACCCGGCACGGGGTCCACGAGATGTGCGTGCACCACGCGGCACGGGCGGCACTGCGTGCGGCGGGGCGGGATCGGTAGCAGACTCGTCAAGGGGGCGAGCCACGACCACGGGGCCGATCCCGGCCGCCCACGAAGGAGCGACGCGCCATGCTCACCCCCCGCTATCTCACCGGCTCCCCGAACTGGCTCGACCTCGGCACCCCCGACCTCCAGGGCGCGGCGGCGTTCTACGGCGGCCTGTTCGGATGGGCCTTCCAGTCGGCGGGGCCCGAGGCCGGCGGTTACGGAATGTTCCAGCTGGACGGCAAGACCGCCGCCGGAGGCATGACGGTCCCCGCGGAGCGGAGCGGCACCGCCTGGACCCTCTACTTCCAGTCCACCAGCGCCGATGACACGGCCAAACGGGTGAGGGACGGCGGCGGAGCGGTCGAGCACGAGCCGTCGGACGTCTGGGACCTGGGCCGTATGGCGCACTTCACCGACCCGGCGGGGGCCGGCTTCGCCACCTGGCAGCCGGGCACCAACAAGGGCCTGGACCTGGTGAACGAGACGGGCGCGCTGTGCTGGGCCGAGCTCTACACGCCGGAGACGGACGCGGCGATGCGCTTCTACCGGTCGGTCTTCGGCTGGGACGAGTTCGCCGTGCCCCTCCCGGGCGGCGACAGCTATACGACGGTCAACCCCGCGGGCGCGGGCGAGGACGCGATGTTCGCCGGCCTCGTCCCCCTGGAGGCCGACCCGGCCGAGGCGGCGGAAGGACCGTACTGGCTCCCGTACTTCGAGGTCACGGACACGGACGCGGTGGCGGCGAGCGCGGCACGCCTCGGCGGCACGGTCCGTACGGAGCCGATCGACCTGGAGGACGTGGGGCGCATCGCGAAGCTCGCGGACCCGTACGGAGCGCGCTTCGCCGTGATCACGAGCGTGGCGCAGGAGGCGTGACGCGGGAGGCGTGACGCGGGAGGCGTGACGCGGGAGGCGTGACGCGGGAGGCGTGACGCGGGAGGCGTGACGCGGGAGGCGTGACGCGGCCAGGCCGAGCGGACCGTTGAGCGTTCATTGACACGGTGTTTATCGCCGCCGGGCAGCCTGTCCATCATGCCGATCAACACCACGCCCGAGCACGAACTCTCCTGGCAGGAAACGGCCCTGTGCGCCCAGGCCGGCCCCGAATTCTTCTTCCCGGCGCCCGGTTCCTCCACCCGCGAGGCGAAGCAACTGTGCGGCGCGTGCGAGGGGCGGGTGGCGTGCCTGGAGTACGCGCTCGCGAACGACGAGCGGTTCGGTGTGTGGGGCGGGATGTCGGAGAAGGAACGGGGCAGGCTGCGACGTTCCCAGCTCCGGCGGCGGGGCTAGGGTCCGTCCGCGCGACTGGAGTCCGTCAGCCCGTCAGCCCGTCAGCCCGTCAGTCCGTCCGTCAGGCCGCCGGGATGCGGAACGTCTCCCCGTACACCTGCCACTCCAGCGGGGCCGTCAGGTCCAGGTTGCCGTCCCGCAGGAACACCCGTTGCGCGGTGTCGATGCGGGAGGTGTCGCGCTGGGCCGTGCTGAGCCTGGTCTTCATGACCGAACGGCTCGCGTCGAGGACGGCGTTCAGGTACACCTTTTCGTCACCGCCCTCGGCCGCCGTCCTCGCCTGCTGCATGGCCGCTCGCCGGATGCCGTAGAAGCCGTGCTCGTCCAGGCCGGGGCCGTGGAGCAGCATCGCATCGTAGTAGATGAACTGGCCGAGCGTGCCGAGGCCGTCCATCTTCGCCAGCCGGACGGCCGGGTCGAAGTAGATCCGGTCGCGCGCCGCGTCCTGGGCGTCGCGGAAGGCCTGCTTCTTGGCCTCGGCGACCCAGGCCGCGGCGAAGCCGGGGTCCAGACCCTCGTGGGTATCGGTGCCGTCGACCTGCCGGAGGGCGGGGAGGTACCGGGCGAGGCCGTTGTCCGGGTGGGTCGCGGTGTACGCCTCGACGAGCTGGAGCATGTCGTTGGTGCCGGAACAGAAGCCGATGATCCCCGCGGTGTAGCCGTTGCCGTCGCCGAGGTCCTCGATGGCGCCGTACCGGCCGCGCCAGTTGAGCGTGGAGTGCTCGGCGCTGGCCACGAGCCGCGCGGCGATCTCCTTCTTCGCGGGGTCGGCGAGCCCCGGCGGCAAGGTGTCGATCCGCTCGTCCAGCGCTCGCTGCTCCGCCGCCGAGCCCGCCTTGAGCGGATTCGGCGCGGGAGTGGCCGCCTGCCGCACCGCCTGCGGCCGGTCGGCGAGGGGCACCTCGTCCTCCCCGCCGAGGCCGACGCCGAGGACGAGCGACACGGCGGCGGCGGCCGGTGCGCCGATGAGAACGATGCGGGTCACGGGTTTCACGCCGCACAGAGTACGGTCCGCGCCACCGGCACAGAACGCCCGGGCGCAAACCTGTGACCCGCAGGTAGCCCACGACGCCCGCTGACGGCCACCGGGCGCCATCTGGCTGCCCACCGGCCCGGCCCGAGAGCCTTGTGCCCGAGTCCCGGGGCCTGCCTGGGCGCCCGGGCGCGGCGCTGGCAGGTCGCGGCCCAGGACGGTCATGCGCGGTCCGGGGGGTCACGGCCCAGTGCCGGCGCCGTCGGGCGCGGTCCCGGGCCGGCCTGGGTGCTCCCGGCGTAGACCCGGGATTGCCCGGGCGTCCAGGCGCGGCGCCGGCAGGTCGCGGCCCAGGACGGTCAGGCGCAGTCCGGGCCGGTCACGGCCCAGGGTTGACGCCATCGGACGCAGTCACGGGCGGACCGGGTGCTTTCCGGCTCAGTCCCGGGGATTGCCCGGGCGCCTAGGCGCGGACCGGCCGGTCACGGCCCAGTGGCCGCGCCGTCGGACGCGGTCCCGGGCGGACCCGGGTGCTTCCCGGCGCAGACCCGGGCAGGCCCATCCGCCTTCCGGCTCGGTCCCGGTCAGCCCGGGCGTCCTCCGGCTCGGTACCGGCTCAGCGCCGACCAACCCGGGTCAGCCCGTCCAGCCCTGCTCCGCCTCGCTCAGCCCGCCGCGCGGGCCGCCAGGCGGGCCTTGCGGGCCGCGAGCTTCTCGTCGAACTTCCGGGCCTCCGAGTCCAGCCCGTCCATGTACAGACCAAGCTCCTCCTGCGCCTTGAGCCCCTCCGGGCCGAGGCCGTCGATCTCCATGACCTTCAGGAAGCGCAGCACCGGCTGCAGCACGTCGTCGTGGTGGATCCGCATGTTGTAGATCTCACCGATCGCCATCTGCGCCGCCGCGCGCTCGAATCCCGGTATTCCGTGCCCGGGCATCCGGAAGTTCACCACGACGTCGCGCACGGCCTGCATGGTCAGGTCCGGTGCGATCTCGAAGGCCGCACCGAGGAGGTTGCGGTAGAAGACCATGTGCAGGTTCTCGTCGGTGGCGATGCGCGCCAGCATCCGGTCGCAGACCGGGTCGCCCGACTGGTGGCCGGTGTTGCGGTGGGAGATACGGGTCGCGAGCTCCTGGAACGAGACGTACGCGACCGAGTGCAGCATCGAGTGGCGGTTGTCGGACTCGAAGCCCTCCGACATGTGCGACATACGGAACTGCTCCAGCTTGTCCGGGTCGACGGCGCGCGAGGTGAGCAGGTAGTCGCGCATCACGATGCCGTGCCGGCCCTCCTCGGCGGTCCAGCGGTGCACCCAGGTGCCCCAGGCTCCGTCGCGGCCGAAGAGAGACGCGATCTCGTGGTGGTAGCTGGGCAGGTTGTCCTCGGTCAGCAGGTTGACGATGAGGGCCGTCCTGCCGATGTCCGTGACCTTGGACTGGCCGGACTCCCACGCCTCGCCGTCCTCGAACAGCCCCGGGAAGTTCCGCCCGTCCGACCAGGGCACGTACTCGTGCGGCATCCAGTCCTTGGCGACCTTCATGTGCCGGTTGAGTTCCTTCTCGACCACTTCCTCCAGCGCGTACAGCAGCCGGGCGTCGGTCCACGCTTCCGAACTGCCGAGGTGGGGAGAGGTGATCGTCACGGGTGCTCCTGGGGGCGGGGATGAGGACGGGGGACGGAACGGGGAAACGAGCGGAACGAACGTCGCCGGGGCAGCGCGCCGGCCGGATGAGGGCATGCGACTACCTACGGCTTCGTAGGTTACGAGACCGTAGGTTAAAGGCGGGGTAAGCCATCGTCCAAGCCCGTGAGCGTGATGTCTGCCTACGCGTCGTTATGCGTGCAGGTTTCGTAGGCGTACCGAGAGACAGGTCACGCAGCCTTCGAGCTTCTCGAACTCGCTGATATCGACCGGAACGGGCGTATATCCAAGATCCATGAACAGCTCCGCTGTCTTGGGCGCACTCGTCGCCATCAGCAGTTTTCCGCCGCCGAGCAGCACCACGTGCGCCCCGGCCTCCTCGGGCACGGCGAGGAAGCGCGGGAACAGCGAAGGCTGCTCGACGAGCGGCTCGTAGCCGATCACGGTCCCGTCGGGCAGGGCGGTCACCGCCGACTTCAGATGGAGTACACGCGACAGCGGTACGGGGACGACGCGCGCCCCCAGCGGCGCGAAGACCGCCCGCAGCTGCTGCACACCGGCCGCGTTGGTCCGGCCGCCCCGCCCCACGTAGATCGTGTCGCCGATCTTGAGGACATCGCCGCCGTCGAGCGTGCCCGGCTCCCAGACCCAGTTCACCGAGCAGCCGAGCCGGGCCAGGGCCTCCTCGACCCCATCCGTCTCGGGACGGCGCGACGCGGCCCCGGACCGGGCGATGAGGGCCACGTTCCGGAACATCACGACGGTGTCCTCGACGAAGACGCCGTCCGGACAGTCGTCGGCCGGGTCGGCCTCCACCGTGTCCCAGCCGTGCGCGCGCAGGGCGTCGCCGTACGCCTCCCACTGGGCGAGCGCCGCCCCCACGTCGACGGGACGGCGCTCCACATGGGTGACCAGGCCCTCCGCCAGGCGTGGGCTCGGGCGTCGGATCAGGGCTCTTCTGCTCGGCACGGGCTCTCCAGGGGCCGATCGGGGGGTGACGGGGCCATCACTAGCCCCATCTGCCCCGTTCCGTAAAGACCACACGGGCTCTTGAGCGCCGCACCGGGCGGCTCACCGGCTCAGCCCCGTGTCACCGCCTCAGCCCCGTGTCACCGCCTCAGCCCCGTGGATACGCCTCCCGCACCTCCTCCGCCGTCGTGGGCCGCAGCTCGCCGTCGAGGAGCAGCCAGCGGGTGATCCCGAGGGACTCCAGGAACGTCACGTCATGGCTCGCCACGATCAGTGCTCCCTCGTACGCATCGAGCGCCTCGGTCAGCCCCCGCACGCTCGCCATGTCCAGGTTGTTCGTCGGCTCGTCCAGCATGAGCAGCTGCGGCGCCGGTTCGGCGAGCAGCAGCGCCGCCAGCGCGGCCCGGAACCGCTCGCCGCCGGAGAGCGTGCCGGCCAGCTGCTCCGCCCGCGCTCCCCGGAAGAGGAAGCGGGCCAGCCGTGCCCGGATCGTGTTGTTCGTCGCCTCGGGCGCGAACCGCGCGACGTTCTCGACCACGCTCAGCCCGTCGTCGAGAACGTCCAGCCGCTGGGGAAGGAAACGCAGCGGCACCTCTGCCCCCACCTCGCCCGCGACCGGCTCCAGTTCGCCGGCGATCGTGCGCAACAGCGTGGTCTTGCCTGCCCCGTTGCGCCCGACGAGCGCGATCCGCTCCGGGCCGCGAAGTTCGAACTCGCCCTCGACACGGGCCCCGTAACGCAGCTCGACCCCGGAGAGCCGCAGGACACCACGGCCCGGATGCACCTTGGTGTACGGAAGCTCGACCCGGATCTCGTCGTCGTCCCGCACCGCCTCCACGGCCTCCGCCAGCCGTTCCTTCGCCTCGCTCAGCTTCTCCGTGTGCATGATGCGGTGCTTGCCCGCCGACACCTGCGCCTGACGTTTGCGCGCTCCCATCACGATCTTGGGCTCGCGCTTCTGCTCGAACATCTTCTGCCCGTAGCGCCTGCGGCGGGCCAGTTTGACCTGGGCCTCCGTCAGTTCGCGCTTCTGCCGCTGCACATCGGCCTCGGCGACACGGACCATGCGTTCCGCGGCCTCCTGCTCGACGGCCAGCGCCTCCTCGTACGCCGAGAACGCGCCGCCGTACCAGGTCACCTCGCCGTCGCGGAGATCGGCCATCTGGTCGACCCGCTCCAGCAGTTCGCGGTCGTGGCTGACCACGATCATCACTCCGGACCAGGCCTCCACCGCGTCGTACAGCCTGCCGCGCGCGTACAGATCGAGATTGTTGGTCGGCTCGTCGAGCAGGAGGACGTCTGGGCGGGCCAGCAGCAGCGCCGCGAGCCTCAGCAGCACGCATTCGCCGCCCGACATCTCGCCGATGGTCCGGTCGAGGCCGATGTGTGCGAGGCCGAGCTGATCGAGCGTGGCGCGTGCCCGTTCCTCCACGTCCCAGTCGTCGCCGACCGCGGTGAAGTTCTCCTCGCGTACGTCACCGGCCTCGATCGCGTGCAGCCCGGCACGGGCGTCGGCGATACCGAGCGCCGCGTCGACGCGCACCGACGTGTCGAGCACGACGTTCTGCGGCAGATAGCCGACGTCGCCGGCCACCCGCACGCCGCCGTCGACGGGCGTGAGTTCGCCGGCGATCAGCCGCAGCAGTGTCGACTTCCCGGAGCCGTTGAGGCCGATCAGACCGGTCCTGCCGGGTCCGACGGCGAGCTGGAAGTCCTCCAGTACCGGGGTGCCGTCCGGCCAGGAGAAGGACAGCGAGGAGCAGGTGACGTAGGTGGGGAAGGTAGACATACGGGTCTCCCTGTTGCGTGAGAAGTAAAGGGGGGCAACGGGTGAGACACCGGTCGGACAGCACAAAGGCCCTGGTCCGGGAAACGGGACGGCTCGTACGCCGAGGTCGCACACGGGCACGCGGGCGGAAAGCCGCGTGACACGGTGTCTCAGGACCTCAGACGAGCAACGTCCTTCTCCGATCGACGACAACAGGGCCAGATACGAAGGTACGCCCGGCTCTGGCGGCCGGGCAATCGATTTACCGCGTTCCCGGACGGCAGGCGGCAGGCGGCACACGGCATTCACGACGGCAGGCGCCGGGTGCGGACGTCGATGTCGGAAACTCGCCGGACACGTCCGCCGCGGGGCTGGTTGAGTGATCGCCATGACGAGCCTCCACGACCGCGCCCGCCACTTCCACTCCCTGCACGTTCCCGGCCACCCGCTGGTCCTGCCCAACGCCTGGGACGTCGCCAGCGCCCGGATCATCGCCGCCGCCGGGGCGTCGGCCATGGCCACCACCAGCGCCGGGGTCGCCTGGGCCCTCGGCGCCGCGGACGGCGACCGGCTCGACCGCGCCTCCGCCGTCGGCCAGGTCGCCGCCATCGCCGCCGCCGTGGACCTGCCCGTCACCGCCGATGTCGAAGGCGGATTCGAGAGCGACGAGGACGGTGTCGCCGGCACGGTTCGCGCGGTACTCGCCGCCGGTGCCGTCGGCATCAACATCGAGGACGGGACGCGCTCGCCCGCCGAGCACGTCCGGCGTATCGGCGCCGCCCGCGCCGCCGCCGACGCCGAAGGGGTGCCGCTCTTCATCAACGCCCGGATCGACACCTATCTCGCCGGTCTGGGCGACCGGGCGGGCCGCCTTGAGGAGACGCTGAAGCGCGCGGCCGACTGCCTGGCGGCGGGCGCGGACGGCGTGTTCGTCCCCGGCGTCGTGGCCCCGGAGATCGTGAGCGCCCTGGTCAAGGGCGTGGACGCACCACTGAACGTGCTGGTGGGCCATGGCGCGCCGGCCGTGGCGGAACTGGCGGGGCTCGGGGTCGCGCGGATCAGCGCGGGGTCCTCGATCGCGCAGGCCGCCCACGGCCTGGTGCGCGACGCGGCCCGGGAACTGCTCACCGAGGGGACCTGCGAAAGGCTCGCGGACGGCTCCACGTACGGGGAGATGAACGCGCTGATGAGCGTGCCTCGGTAGGCGTCGCGGATCAGTAGGCGTCGCGGATCAGCTCGGCCAGATCCGCGTCCAGATCGAGAAAGAGGTGCTCGCGGCCGGCCGGGACGAGCCCCTGCACCCGCTTGAGGAAGCGGCGCAGCTCGGAGGTGCGGATGTGCACCATCGCGATGCCCTCGGGCGCGTGGAACTCCAGGACGGTGCGGTCGTACCCGTACGGCCGCACCCGTACGTCACCCACTCCGGCCGGCTCCTCCATGCCCTGCGCGAGCAGCTCCCGCGAGAATGCCCAGGACACCTCGGTGCCCTCCAGCGTCGCCGGCGGCGGGAACGCCATGCTGACCGCGAACGGATCATGGCGGTCGTAGCGCAGGGTCGCCGGCACGGATTCCATCTGTGGCGCCGAGGCGACCAGACGGGCCTGCACGGCCTGCTCGATAACGCTGGACAAGGCCCGCTCCCTCACTTCGCTGCGGCTCGGCCGACATGTTTCTGGCACAGAAGTAGACGGGGGAACGACGGAATCCGTGCATCGGTGGGGAGCGTGACATGCGTCACCGCGGGAGGCGCTCTGGACCGCGTGCCGGGGGTCGGCTACGTTCGCGCGCCATGAGACCCAAGGGGAAGTCGAGACGGACGGTGTCGGCGGGGCTGTGCGGGGTGGCGCTGGCCGCGGTGCTGGGAGCGACCCTGGCGGTGCCCGCGCAGGCGGACACACGGAACGCGGCGGGTGGGACACCGCACTGGGAGCTCAAGCAGACCGGTACGGACGTACGGTTCCGCGGCCTCGCCGCCGTCAGCCGTAAGACCGCGTGGGTCGCGGGCTCCAAGGGCACGGTGCTCCGCACCACGGACGGCGGCCGCGGCTGGCGGAACGTCTCGCCGCCCGGAGCGGGCGAGCTGGAGTTCCGCGACGTCGAGGCCTTCGACGCCCGCACAGCGGTCGTGCTGGCCATCGGTGAGGGCGAGGCGTCGCGCGTGCTGCGCACCGAGGACGGGGGAGCGACCTGGACCGAGGCGTTCCGCAACACCGATCCCCGGGCCTTCTACGACTGCATCACCTTCTTCGACCCGCGTCACGGCCTCGCCATGAGCGACCCGGTCGACGGCAAGTACCGCATCCTGTCGACGGGAGACGGCGGGAGGTCGTGGAAGGTGCTGCCGGACGCCGGAATGCCGGACGCCCAGCCGGGCGAGGCGGGTTTCGCGGCGAGCGGCCAGTGCCTGGTGAGTTCCGGCCCGAAGGACGTCTGGCTGGCCACCGGGGGTGGCGCCACCGCGCGTGTCCTGCACTCCGCCGACCGCGGGCTGCACTGGACCGCCGCCGAGTCGACGATCCCGGCGGGAGATCCGGCCCGGGGCGTCTTCGCGCTCGCCTTCCGGGACCGCGCGCACGGTCTCGCGGTCGGCGGCGACTACCGGACCGGGGAGGCCTCCCCGCAGGCGGGCGCGGTCACCCGGGACGGCGGCCGCGGCTGGCGGCAGTCGGCGACCCCGCCGCCCGCCTACCGCTCGGGCGTCGCCTGGCTGCCCCACAGCCGGTCGGCCGCGCTCGCCGTCGGACCCACCGGCACGGACCTGACGACCGACGCCGGCCGCACCTGGCGCACCGTGGACACCGGCTCGTACGACACCGTCGATTGCACACCGGACTTCGGCTGCTGGGCGGCGGGCGAGAAGGGGCGCGTGGCACGACTGGAGCGGTGACGCGCGCTCAGCACGGTGACGCGTGCTGAGCACGGTGACGCGTGCTGAGCACGGTGGCGCGCGCTGAGCACGGTGGCGAGGGCGGGTGCCCTCGCCACCGGGCGCGCGCGGAGGGCGCCTGCCCTACGCGAGGGGCTGCTGCTTGTACCGCTCCAGCGCGGGCGCCGTCTTCGTCGCCACGAACTCCGTGATCCGGTACTCGCACACCCCGCCCACCGCGTACGGGTCGGTCGCCGCGATCGCCTCGATGCGTGCGCGGTCGTCGCCGACGGCGATCAGCACACCGCCGTCGCGCGGGTTCTTGCGGCCCGAGGCGAGGACGACGCCCTCCTCGTACAGGGCGTCCAGCCAGGCCACATGAGCTTCGGACAGTTCGTCGACACGCTCGATCGGTGCGGTGTAGGTCAATTCCATTACGAACATGATCGTCAGGTTAGGCGCTGTCCGGCGGATCATGTGGCCGTGATGGCACCAAGTCAGTTCTCGCGGGCCGGACTGCGCCGGGTTGCGGAGCGTTTCTGTTTCTGCCCCTCGGGCATGGGCAGGACCGCCAGTGCGGTGTCTGCAATGTTCCGCAGCGTCTCCGGGTCCAGGCCGGCCTTGCCTACCGCCTCGATACCGCGAACCACCGTCAGCAGCAGTGCCGCCAGCCGCTCCGGATCCGCAGCGCTATCGATGTCGCCGTGGCGCTGGGCGGCGCTGATCTCCGCCCGCAGCAGGGTCAGCAGTGCCGTCATGGTCTCGGCCGACCGTCCGGCGACCGTCGGATCGTGCTGGGCCAGTTCCGCCGCGCCCTTGGCCAACAGGCACCCGCGACGCTCGGTGTCTGAGGCGGTGTTCTCCGCCATCAGGTGCACGTATCCCGACAGCCGGGCCAAGGCCTCTGCGTCCGGGCCACCTGCCAGCCGCCCTTCGGCCACCTCAACGACTGCGGCGCACCAGTCGCCAAATACACGGTGGAACAGCTTGCCCTTGTCGCCGAATGCGCCGTACAGGCTGCCCTTGCCCAGGCCGGTCGCCTGGGCAATGTCGTCCATCCGGGTTCCTGCATAGCCGGTCGCCCAGAACTGTTCCCGGGCCCGCTCCAGGACTTGACGTTCGTCGAATGCGCGTGGTCTCGGCATGGTCGCACTCTAGCCATTCTTGACTCGATCGTCCATTACTGCCTACGTTATGGACGATACGTTCCAGAACTGAAGGGGTTCGACATGCCAGGCGTACTGCAGGAGAAGGTGGCCGTGATCACCGGAGGGACCAGCGGGATCGGGCTGGCCATCGCCCACCGCTTCGTCCGGGAGGGCGCACGGGTCTTCGTGACCGGCCGGGACATCGGCCGCCTCGAGGCAGCAGTCAAGGAGATGGGCCCCGCGGCCACCGGCGTACGATCCGACGTCTCGAACCTGGCCGACCTGGACGCGCTCTACGCGCGAGTCCGCGAGGAGGCCGGACGCATCGACGTGCTGGTGGCCAACGCGGGAATCGCTGCGGACGCCGCGCTCGGAGCCCACACCGAGGCGAACGTCGACCTGACGCTCGCCGTCAACGTCAAGGGCACACTCTTCACCGTTCAGAAGGCGCTCCCGCTGCTGGCGGAGAACGCCTCCATCGTGGTCGTCGGCTCGAGCAACAGCGTGCGGCCCAATGAGCAGCTCGAGGTCTACAGCGCCTCGAAGGCGGCAGTGAGCAACCTCGTGCACAACTGGGCCCGGCAGTCACGGGAGCGCCGATTCCGGGTCAACGTGCTCAGCCCGGGGCCCACGCGGACCCCTGGCCTGCTGGGCGCCGCAGGGCCGGCAGCCGATCAGTTCGCCGAGGCCACCGTGCCACTGGGGCGGCTGGCCGACGCCGAGGAAATCGCCGAGGCCGCCCTCTTCCTGGCTTCGGACGCCTCGTCGTTCGTCACCGGCGCCGAACTCTTCGCCGACGGCGGCTACACCCGGGCCTGAACGACGGCCGGTGGCGCGCATCCGGTTCCCGCGAAGCGACGGGGCGCACTCCCGGCCGCACGTGTGCGTCGCACGAGGTCACAGTGCGTCCGAGGGAACGAGATCGTGGCCGCAGCCTCTTTGGACGACGTCGGCCACCACCCTGACTACCCTCCGGCACCGCCAACCTCCGCTGGATGCTCATCCATCTCTTGAGGAGACCGGACGGCACGCGGGGCACGCGGACATCACGAGAGAGCTGCTTGACGGGGCGAAGGGGTACTACCAGGTCTCTCCGGTGGGTCGCGACCGGAGCCAAAGTCGGATCGAGGCAACGGTGACGGTGCCGTAGAAGACGTAGGCGCGTTTGTCGAATCTCGTCGCCACAGCCCGGAAGCTCTTGAGGGCATTGATCGTCCGCTCCACCTCGTTCCTGCGTTTGTAGATCGTCTTGTCGAAACCGGCGGGCCGACCGCCCCCTGCTGCCTTTGTGCTGTCGGTTGGCCCGCTGGTTCTTCGGTTCGGGGATCGTGTGCTTGATCTGGCGTCGCCGCAGGTAGCGGCGGTTGCGACGGGATGAGCACGCCTAATGGGATCGGAAGGTCGGTACGCGAGCCCTGATCTTGGCTGGGTTACACCGGCTTTCCGGGCGCGGAGCGAGCCTTTGAGTATGCCCGGACCCTCGAGTCCTGTTGACAGGATGAGGTCCGCTCCGCGCCCAGCGGGGAGGACATCCGCGAAGAGCCTGTCCCATGTGCCGTCCGCTGACCAACGCCTATGCCGCTCGTACACGGTCTTCCACCGACCGTAACGCGCAGGCAGATCCCGCCACGGTACCCCGGTGCGCT includes:
- a CDS encoding multicopper oxidase domain-containing protein encodes the protein MDRRSFNRRLLAGGAVAATGVTSLSLATAPAATSAEGAPKTAPAGGRVRHLKLYAEKLPDGQMGYGLEKGKATVPGPLIEIVEGDTLHIEFENTMDVAASLHVHGVDYDIASDGTRMSKSHVEPGGTRTYTWRTHTPGKRADGTWRPGSAGYWHYHDHVVGTDHGTGGIRKGLYGPVVVRRKGDILPDKQFTIVFNDMTINNKPAHQSPDFQATVGDRVEIVMITHGEYYHTFHMHGHRWADNRTGLLTGPDDPSRVIDNKITGPADSFGFQIIAGEHVGAGAWMYHCHVQSHSDMGMAGLFLVAKPDGTIPGYEPHHPAAARESGESGAPGSSAEHKH
- a CDS encoding WhiB family transcriptional regulator — encoded protein: MPINTTPEHELSWQETALCAQAGPEFFFPAPGSSTREAKQLCGACEGRVACLEYALANDERFGVWGGMSEKERGRLRRSQLRRRG
- a CDS encoding chitosanase, with protein sequence MTRIVLIGAPAAAAVSLVLGVGLGGEDEVPLADRPQAVRQAATPAPNPLKAGSAAEQRALDERIDTLPPGLADPAKKEIAARLVASAEHSTLNWRGRYGAIEDLGDGNGYTAGIIGFCSGTNDMLQLVEAYTATHPDNGLARYLPALRQVDGTDTHEGLDPGFAAAWVAEAKKQAFRDAQDAARDRIYFDPAVRLAKMDGLGTLGQFIYYDAMLLHGPGLDEHGFYGIRRAAMQQARTAAEGGDEKVYLNAVLDASRSVMKTRLSTAQRDTSRIDTAQRVFLRDGNLDLTAPLEWQVYGETFRIPAA
- a CDS encoding VOC family protein is translated as MLTPRYLTGSPNWLDLGTPDLQGAAAFYGGLFGWAFQSAGPEAGGYGMFQLDGKTAAGGMTVPAERSGTAWTLYFQSTSADDTAKRVRDGGGAVEHEPSDVWDLGRMAHFTDPAGAGFATWQPGTNKGLDLVNETGALCWAELYTPETDAAMRFYRSVFGWDEFAVPLPGGDSYTTVNPAGAGEDAMFAGLVPLEADPAEAAEGPYWLPYFEVTDTDAVAASAARLGGTVRTEPIDLEDVGRIAKLADPYGARFAVITSVAQEA
- the ddaH gene encoding dimethylargininase, producing MPSRRALIRRPSPRLAEGLVTHVERRPVDVGAALAQWEAYGDALRAHGWDTVEADPADDCPDGVFVEDTVVMFRNVALIARSGAASRRPETDGVEEALARLGCSVNWVWEPGTLDGGDVLKIGDTIYVGRGGRTNAAGVQQLRAVFAPLGARVVPVPLSRVLHLKSAVTALPDGTVIGYEPLVEQPSLFPRFLAVPEEAGAHVVLLGGGKLLMATSAPKTAELFMDLGYTPVPVDISEFEKLEGCVTCLSVRLRNLHA
- a CDS encoding acyl-ACP desaturase — protein: MTITSPHLGSSEAWTDARLLYALEEVVEKELNRHMKVAKDWMPHEYVPWSDGRNFPGLFEDGEAWESGQSKVTDIGRTALIVNLLTEDNLPSYHHEIASLFGRDGAWGTWVHRWTAEEGRHGIVMRDYLLTSRAVDPDKLEQFRMSHMSEGFESDNRHSMLHSVAYVSFQELATRISHRNTGHQSGDPVCDRMLARIATDENLHMVFYRNLLGAAFEIAPDLTMQAVRDVVVNFRMPGHGIPGFERAAAQMAIGEIYNMRIHHDDVLQPVLRFLKVMEIDGLGPEGLKAQEELGLYMDGLDSEARKFDEKLAARKARLAARAAG